The following coding sequences are from one Collimonas arenae window:
- the cueR gene encoding Cu(I)-responsive transcriptional regulator, with the protein MNIGDAALASGVSAKMIRHYEEIGLIPKASRTDAGYRTYNERDIHLLRFIRQSRLLGFSMKQIAELIGLWLDQSRPSSKVKQLALTHIGELDDKIRELQAMKATLEKLACHCHGDARPDCPILEGLAQQTL; encoded by the coding sequence CTGAATATAGGCGATGCCGCACTAGCCTCGGGCGTCTCAGCCAAGATGATCCGGCACTACGAAGAAATCGGCCTAATCCCGAAAGCCAGTCGCACCGACGCCGGCTATCGCACTTACAACGAGCGCGACATCCATCTGCTGCGCTTCATCCGCCAGAGCCGGCTGCTGGGATTTTCGATGAAACAGATTGCCGAACTGATCGGGCTCTGGCTCGACCAGTCGCGTCCCAGCAGCAAAGTCAAGCAATTGGCGCTGACGCATATCGGCGAGCTGGACGACAAGATCCGCGAGCTGCAGGCGATGAAAGCCACGCTGGAGAAACTGGCCTGCCATTGCCATGGCGATGCCCGGCCTGATTGTCCGATTCTGGAAGGCCTGGCGCAGCAAACGCTGTAA
- a CDS encoding heavy metal translocating P-type ATPase, with translation MSSTSTTPLIEFRLPIDGMSCASCVSHVEKALRKVAGVQDVSVNLATELATVQADAGTTIGPLVVAVEQAGYQVKQQEITLDIADMSCASCVSRVEKALYKVAGVQSVAVNLATEKATLTTAGAVPLESLIAAVKAAGYEATVPAATSTSESPVSKTMLPGWWPVALAALFTLPLVLPMLLMPFGSDWALPGWWQLALATPVQFWLGARFYRAGWRALKAGSGNMDLLVALGTSAAYGLSLYQLLSMSSQHGAMVHLYFEASAAVITLVLLGKWLEARAKRQTADAIRALNALRPEHATVRRDGVDREIAIAALQVGDLVVVRAGERIAVDGVVQEGQSHVDESLLTGESLPIAKQAQDHVTAGAINGEGLLLVNTTTIGAETTLARIIRMVEHAQAAKAPIQRLVDKVSAVFVPVVLLIAALTLLGWGLSTGDWQQALLNAVAVLVIACPCALGLATPTAIMAGTGVAARYGILIKDAEALEIAHKIDVVAFDKTGTLTIGQPTLLAALPSTPGQESALLALAAAVQRNSEHPLARAVLAAAKLQKIAPAVDASQVKSIAGRGVQASVGERQCYLGSSRWMQELGVELGALASDAKTLEAEGRTISWLAATQDGKPIVIGLLAFGDQVKPSAAYAVKRLQQLSIRVAMLSGDNRGSANAVGKQLGISEIHAEILPADKARTITELKSGGSVVAMVGDGINDAPALAAADVGIAMSTGTDVAMQAAGITLMRGDPGLVADAIDISRRTYHKIRQNLFWAFIYNLIGIPLAALGYLNPVLAGAAMAFSSVSVVSNALLLKRWRPAADQPASPVSSTPATSKEIANVL, from the coding sequence ATGAGCAGCACCAGCACAACTCCATTGATCGAATTCCGTTTGCCGATCGACGGCATGAGCTGCGCTTCCTGCGTATCGCATGTCGAGAAAGCCCTACGCAAGGTTGCCGGGGTGCAGGATGTCAGCGTCAACCTGGCGACTGAACTGGCGACCGTACAAGCCGATGCCGGCACTACTATTGGCCCTCTGGTGGTTGCGGTGGAACAGGCCGGTTACCAGGTAAAGCAGCAGGAAATTACGCTCGATATCGCGGACATGAGCTGCGCTTCATGCGTCAGCCGAGTCGAGAAGGCTTTGTATAAAGTCGCAGGCGTGCAAAGCGTGGCGGTCAACCTGGCCACGGAAAAAGCCACGCTGACAACTGCCGGCGCAGTGCCGCTTGAAAGTCTGATCGCAGCGGTCAAAGCCGCCGGCTATGAGGCTACAGTTCCCGCCGCAACATCAACCTCAGAATCGCCGGTTAGCAAGACTATGCTGCCAGGCTGGTGGCCGGTTGCTCTGGCAGCGCTGTTTACGCTGCCATTGGTGTTGCCGATGCTGCTGATGCCGTTCGGTAGCGACTGGGCTTTGCCGGGCTGGTGGCAACTGGCGCTGGCGACGCCGGTGCAGTTCTGGCTCGGCGCCCGCTTCTACCGCGCCGGCTGGCGCGCGTTGAAGGCAGGCAGCGGCAACATGGATTTGCTGGTAGCGCTCGGCACCAGCGCCGCATATGGTTTGTCGCTGTATCAGTTGTTGTCGATGTCATCACAGCATGGAGCAATGGTGCACCTGTACTTCGAAGCATCGGCGGCGGTGATCACGCTGGTGTTGCTTGGCAAGTGGTTGGAAGCCCGCGCCAAGCGCCAGACTGCCGACGCCATCCGTGCGTTGAACGCGCTGCGCCCGGAGCACGCCACGGTGCGCCGCGATGGTGTTGATCGCGAGATTGCCATCGCAGCGCTGCAGGTCGGCGACCTGGTCGTGGTGCGCGCCGGCGAACGCATTGCGGTAGACGGTGTGGTGCAAGAAGGACAAAGCCATGTCGACGAATCGCTGCTGACCGGCGAGAGTTTGCCGATTGCGAAACAAGCGCAAGACCACGTCACGGCGGGCGCCATCAATGGCGAAGGTTTGCTGCTGGTGAACACCACGACCATCGGCGCCGAAACCACGCTGGCGCGCATCATCCGTATGGTCGAACATGCGCAAGCCGCGAAGGCGCCGATCCAGCGTCTGGTCGATAAGGTCAGCGCAGTTTTCGTACCGGTAGTGCTGTTGATCGCCGCCCTTACCTTGCTCGGCTGGGGCTTGAGCACCGGCGACTGGCAGCAAGCACTGTTGAATGCGGTGGCCGTGCTGGTGATCGCCTGCCCATGTGCGCTGGGACTGGCAACGCCGACCGCGATCATGGCCGGCACCGGCGTCGCAGCGCGTTACGGCATCCTGATCAAGGATGCTGAGGCATTGGAAATCGCTCACAAGATCGACGTGGTCGCCTTCGATAAAACCGGCACGCTGACCATCGGCCAGCCGACGCTGCTGGCCGCATTGCCCAGCACTCCAGGCCAAGAAAGCGCCCTGCTGGCGCTGGCCGCGGCCGTGCAACGCAACAGCGAACATCCATTGGCGCGGGCTGTGCTGGCCGCCGCCAAGCTGCAAAAGATTGCGCCTGCAGTCGATGCCAGCCAGGTCAAGTCAATTGCCGGACGCGGCGTGCAAGCCAGCGTTGGCGAGCGGCAATGCTATCTGGGCAGTTCACGCTGGATGCAGGAACTGGGCGTCGAACTCGGCGCCCTCGCAAGCGATGCCAAAACACTGGAAGCCGAAGGCCGCACCATTTCCTGGCTGGCCGCAACGCAAGACGGCAAGCCGATCGTCATTGGCCTGTTGGCCTTCGGCGATCAGGTCAAACCGAGCGCTGCCTATGCCGTCAAGCGCTTGCAACAGCTGTCGATCCGTGTCGCCATGCTGAGCGGCGACAATCGCGGCAGCGCCAACGCAGTCGGCAAACAGTTGGGCATCAGTGAGATCCATGCCGAAATCCTGCCTGCCGACAAGGCCCGAACAATCACCGAGTTGAAATCCGGCGGGAGCGTGGTCGCTATGGTCGGCGACGGCATCAACGATGCGCCCGCGCTGGCTGCGGCCGATGTCGGCATCGCCATGTCGACCGGCACCGACGTCGCCATGCAAGCTGCCGGCATCACCTTGATGCGCGGCGATCCGGGCCTGGTGGCCGACGCAATCGATATCTCGCGCCGCACGTATCACAAGATCCGCCAGAACCTGTTCTGGGCCTTCATTTACAACCTGATTGGCATTCCGCTGGCCGCGCTCGGCTATCTGAACCCGGTGCTGGCCGGCGCGGCGATGGCTTTCAGCAGCGTCAGCGTGGTCAGCAACGCGCTGTTGCTGAAGCGTTGGCGGCCAGCTGCGGATCAACCGGCATCGCCAGTTTCGTCTACGCCGGCAACCTCCAAGGAGATCGCAAATGTCCTCTAA
- a CDS encoding amino acid synthesis family protein, whose product MSKPANFENYHIRKWYTQIDDTLANESGVLADGNPLRKIVIAAAIHNPYAGRFSENLDLILANSPALGHEFGRRIVAALGNDQVESYGKACIVGIGGEYEHGNAFLTPAMVMPIREAIGGGKAWIPSSGKRGVPGTELDIPLAHKHALYVPSHYDTVTTQFFDAPNADEVVVAFAVATRGRLHARLGGLKANEIEGKNGLN is encoded by the coding sequence ATGTCCAAGCCGGCAAATTTCGAAAATTATCATATTCGCAAGTGGTACACCCAGATCGACGACACGCTGGCCAATGAGTCCGGCGTGTTGGCTGACGGCAATCCGCTGCGCAAGATCGTGATTGCCGCCGCCATTCATAATCCCTACGCCGGCCGCTTCAGTGAAAATCTCGACCTGATCCTGGCCAATTCGCCAGCGCTCGGCCATGAATTCGGCCGTCGCATCGTCGCCGCGCTGGGCAATGACCAGGTGGAAAGCTACGGCAAGGCTTGCATCGTCGGCATCGGCGGCGAATACGAGCACGGCAACGCGTTCCTGACACCAGCCATGGTCATGCCGATCCGTGAAGCTATCGGCGGCGGTAAAGCCTGGATCCCGTCATCCGGCAAACGCGGCGTGCCAGGCACTGAACTGGATATTCCGCTGGCGCACAAACATGCGCTGTACGTGCCGTCGCACTACGACACCGTCACCACCCAGTTCTTCGATGCACCGAATGCCGACGAAGTCGTGGTGGCGTTTGCAGTGGCTACCCGCGGCCGCCTGCATGCACGCCTGGGCGGCTTGAAAGCCAATGAAATTGAAGGAAAGAACGGCCTGAACTAA
- a CDS encoding heavy-metal-associated domain-containing protein, whose protein sequence is MIEFNVQDMTCGHCAGRITKAINGVDESAKVDIKIEGRTVSIESKASADELAEAIRDAGYTPLAR, encoded by the coding sequence ATGATCGAATTCAATGTGCAGGACATGACATGCGGCCATTGCGCCGGCCGCATCACCAAAGCTATCAATGGCGTTGACGAAAGCGCCAAGGTCGATATCAAGATCGAAGGACGGACTGTCTCGATCGAGAGCAAGGCGTCGGCCGACGAATTGGCTGAAGCCATCCGTGACGCAGGCTACACGCCGCTGGCACGATGA
- a CDS encoding alpha/beta hydrolase, which yields MSSTLKTLEISTSENPTAAVIWMHGLGADGSDFVPIVKELDLSGCPGIRFVFPSAPTMPVTINNGYVMPAWYDILTTDLIRREDEAGLRKSQLEIEALIAQQIALGIAADKIVIAGFSQGCAMTLQTGLRHPQKLAGLMCLSGYLPLSDKIAAERHAANQHTPIFQAHGRIDPVVVIDRAEKSRDLLRELGYQVEWHEYMMPHSVCAEEVADIGNWLRRVLA from the coding sequence ATGTCTAGCACGCTCAAAACCCTGGAAATCTCCACCTCAGAAAATCCGACCGCTGCCGTCATCTGGATGCACGGCCTCGGCGCCGACGGCTCCGATTTCGTACCGATCGTCAAGGAACTGGATTTGAGCGGCTGCCCCGGCATCCGCTTCGTCTTCCCGAGCGCGCCAACCATGCCGGTGACCATCAACAACGGTTACGTCATGCCAGCTTGGTACGACATCCTGACCACCGACCTGATCCGCCGTGAAGACGAAGCCGGCCTGCGCAAATCGCAGCTGGAAATCGAAGCCCTGATCGCGCAACAGATCGCGCTGGGCATCGCCGCCGATAAAATCGTGATCGCCGGCTTCTCGCAAGGCTGCGCGATGACGCTGCAAACCGGCTTGCGCCATCCACAAAAACTGGCCGGCCTGATGTGCCTGTCCGGCTACCTGCCGCTCAGCGACAAGATCGCCGCCGAGCGCCATGCAGCCAACCAGCACACCCCGATTTTCCAGGCCCACGGCCGCATCGATCCGGTAGTCGTGATTGACCGTGCAGAAAAATCGCGCGACCTGCTGCGTGAACTCGGCTATCAGGTCGAATGGCATGAATACATGATGCCGCACTCAGTGTGTGCGGAAGAAGTGGCGGATATCGGGAATTGGCTGCGCCGCGTGCTGGCGTGA
- a CDS encoding TRAP transporter substrate-binding protein, which translates to MLPTARSQSRLTVALLLPALTLALNAPLPVAAQQAVQTQQTLHLINEYPATSVTAAADLQFAATVKQLAGDTLAIETEQEANNPFKGNAQVSAVSERKVEMATLFAGIVGASDPFFLLSSLPFTVNSFDDAKGLANCAQPAVEQHLDQLNLHLLYVTPWPPSGIWSAKPLTDLASLQALQIRTYDDNSRGVFELAGAHSVNLPFSAVPPKLAAGELNAVLSSGDGGAGNHLWDHLGNFSAINYSIPLSYTVINRDVWQQLSPQQQATLTEAAKRTADASWSNVKDRIEANYARMREHKMTLNLAPAATIQDSLHNAARSQLAAWQQKANAADIVGVCLKGKLSASAAQ; encoded by the coding sequence ATGCTGCCAACGGCCCGTTCCCAGTCTCGCCTGACAGTCGCCCTGCTCCTGCCTGCATTGACCTTGGCGCTGAACGCGCCACTGCCCGTCGCAGCACAGCAGGCAGTGCAAACCCAGCAAACCCTGCACCTGATCAACGAATACCCAGCCACCTCGGTCACCGCTGCTGCCGACCTGCAGTTCGCCGCGACCGTCAAGCAACTGGCGGGAGATACGCTGGCGATCGAGACCGAACAGGAAGCCAACAATCCGTTCAAGGGCAATGCGCAGGTCAGCGCCGTCAGCGAGCGCAAGGTCGAGATGGCGACGCTGTTTGCCGGCATCGTCGGCGCCAGCGATCCGTTCTTCCTGCTGTCCTCGCTGCCATTCACGGTCAACAGTTTCGACGACGCCAAGGGGCTTGCTAATTGCGCCCAGCCTGCCGTCGAACAGCACCTCGACCAGCTCAATCTGCACCTGCTGTATGTCACGCCGTGGCCGCCATCCGGCATCTGGTCGGCGAAGCCGCTGACCGACCTGGCATCCTTGCAGGCGTTGCAGATCCGCACCTACGACGACAATAGCCGCGGCGTCTTCGAGCTGGCCGGTGCGCACAGCGTCAACCTGCCGTTTTCGGCGGTCCCTCCCAAACTGGCTGCGGGCGAATTGAATGCGGTGCTGTCGTCGGGCGACGGCGGCGCCGGTAACCACCTGTGGGATCATCTCGGTAATTTCAGCGCCATCAATTACTCGATCCCGCTCAGCTACACCGTGATCAACCGCGACGTCTGGCAGCAGCTCTCGCCGCAGCAGCAGGCAACGCTGACCGAAGCGGCCAAGCGCACCGCCGATGCTTCCTGGAGCAACGTCAAGGATCGCATCGAAGCCAATTACGCGCGCATGCGCGAGCACAAGATGACGCTCAACCTGGCGCCGGCAGCAACAATCCAGGACAGCCTGCATAACGCCGCGCGCAGCCAGCTCGCCGCCTGGCAGCAAAAGGCCAATGCCGCCGATATCGTCGGCGTTTGCCTCAAGGGAAAACTGAGCGCCAGCGCCGCCCAATAA
- the mog gene encoding molybdopterin adenylyltransferase produces MSTTSLKIGLVSISDRASAGVYQDQGIPALQEWFGAALSSQWQVETRLIADERAVIEQTLIELVDQEHCHLVLTTGGTGPARRDVTPEATLAVATKEMPGFGEQMRQISLQFVPTAILSRQVAVIRESTDHAALILNLPGQPKSIKETLEGLKDADGKQKVSGIFAAVPYCIDLIGGPYIETNEAVCKAFRPKSAIKPSNA; encoded by the coding sequence ATGAGCACAACTAGCCTGAAAATCGGCCTGGTATCGATCTCTGATCGCGCCAGTGCCGGCGTTTATCAGGATCAAGGCATTCCGGCCCTGCAGGAATGGTTCGGCGCCGCACTCAGCAGCCAATGGCAAGTCGAAACCCGGCTGATCGCTGACGAGCGCGCAGTGATCGAGCAAACCCTGATCGAACTGGTGGACCAGGAGCATTGCCATCTGGTGCTGACCACTGGCGGCACCGGCCCGGCGCGGCGCGACGTGACACCGGAAGCTACGCTGGCGGTAGCCACCAAGGAAATGCCCGGCTTCGGCGAACAGATGCGGCAAATCAGCCTGCAATTCGTACCGACCGCAATCCTCTCGCGGCAAGTTGCCGTGATCCGCGAAAGCACCGATCACGCAGCGCTGATCCTGAATCTGCCAGGCCAGCCGAAATCGATCAAGGAAACCCTGGAAGGCTTGAAGGATGCCGACGGCAAGCAGAAAGTGTCGGGCATCTTCGCCGCCGTGCCTTATTGCATCGACCTGATTGGCGGTCCGTACATCGAAACCAACGAAGCTGTCTGCAAGGCGTTCCGGCCGAAATCAGCGATCAAGCCAAGCAACGCGTAA
- the yjgA gene encoding ribosome biogenesis factor YjgA, translating into MPNPNRGSCGFQSSEFEQEYDRPSKSQLKREMTALQKLGEELIAESRDRVKRVPMPEDVRDAILECQQIKDHEGRRRQTQYVGKKMRTLEPHEIAEIQKTLDSWRGLSKADTAAMHALERHRDRLLKDDGALTELLAKHPELDVQQVRTMIRNARKEQAENKPPKAYREIFQLLKELQKSSAQESDDGVDQDDEDQHDEHN; encoded by the coding sequence ATGCCAAATCCCAATCGGGGCTCCTGCGGCTTTCAGTCCAGCGAGTTCGAACAAGAATACGATCGTCCCTCCAAGTCCCAGCTCAAGCGCGAGATGACTGCATTGCAGAAGCTCGGCGAAGAGCTGATTGCCGAATCGCGCGACCGCGTCAAGCGGGTGCCGATGCCGGAAGATGTGCGCGACGCCATCCTCGAATGCCAGCAGATCAAGGACCACGAAGGACGCCGCCGCCAGACTCAGTACGTCGGCAAGAAAATGCGTACTTTGGAGCCGCATGAAATCGCCGAAATCCAGAAGACCCTGGATAGCTGGCGTGGCCTGTCGAAAGCCGACACCGCCGCCATGCACGCGCTGGAACGCCATCGCGATCGCCTGTTGAAAGACGACGGCGCGCTGACCGAACTGTTGGCGAAACACCCGGAACTCGATGTGCAGCAAGTGCGCACGATGATCCGCAATGCGCGCAAGGAACAGGCCGAGAACAAGCCGCCGAAAGCGTATCGCGAAATTTTCCAGCTGCTGAAGGAATTGCAGAAATCATCCGCGCAAGAGAGTGACGACGGCGTCGATCAAGATGACGAAGACCAGCACGATGAGCACAACTAG
- the pmbA gene encoding metalloprotease PmbA, translated as MSDSVFIHSQEQLQQLAQDVLRYAREKGASGASVEISEGSGLSVGVRKGSVETIEQNKDKGMGVTVYLGEEGHTRRGNASTSDFSAKALQDTVEAAYNIARFTAEDDCAGLPDVDTLEMNPLDLKLCSPWLITAEEAVELAKRCEAAAFAVDKRITNSEGAGVYAQQSHFVSANSRGFMGGYPFSRHTISVAPIAGKGAHMQRDDWYSSMRDPKQLAKPEAIGRYAAERALARLNARQLDTRKCPVLFEAPLAAGLLGAFVQAVSGGALYRKSTFLLDTLGKSVFAPHIQILEDPHVVGAVGSAPFDEEGVKTQRRQVVKDGVVQGYFLSTYSARKLGMKTTGNSGGSHNLSMTSSLTKSTDNFKAMLKKLDTGLLVTELMGQGVNYVTGDYSRGASGYWVEKGIIQYPVEEITIAGNMKDMLAQIVAIGADTLIRGTKQTGSVLIESMTVAGN; from the coding sequence ATGAGCGACTCCGTATTCATTCATAGCCAAGAGCAGTTGCAACAACTTGCGCAGGACGTTTTGCGTTATGCGCGGGAAAAAGGGGCCTCTGGCGCCTCTGTCGAGATCAGCGAAGGCAGCGGGCTGTCGGTAGGGGTGCGCAAGGGTAGCGTCGAGACCATCGAGCAAAATAAGGACAAGGGCATGGGCGTCACCGTGTACCTGGGAGAGGAAGGCCATACCCGGCGCGGCAATGCCAGCACCTCCGATTTCTCGGCCAAAGCGTTGCAGGACACGGTCGAAGCGGCATACAACATCGCCCGCTTCACCGCCGAAGACGATTGCGCCGGCCTGCCGGATGTTGATACTTTGGAAATGAATCCGTTGGATTTGAAGCTGTGCTCGCCGTGGCTGATCACTGCAGAAGAAGCTGTCGAATTGGCAAAACGTTGCGAAGCGGCAGCATTTGCCGTCGACAAGCGCATCACCAACAGCGAAGGCGCCGGCGTCTATGCCCAGCAATCGCACTTTGTCAGCGCCAATTCGCGCGGCTTCATGGGGGGCTATCCGTTTTCGCGGCACACCATTTCGGTAGCGCCGATTGCCGGCAAGGGCGCCCACATGCAGCGTGACGACTGGTACTCGTCGATGCGCGATCCGAAGCAGCTGGCCAAGCCGGAAGCGATCGGTCGCTACGCTGCAGAGCGTGCATTGGCGCGGCTTAACGCGCGTCAGCTGGATACGCGCAAGTGTCCGGTGCTGTTCGAGGCGCCTCTGGCGGCGGGCTTGCTGGGGGCATTCGTGCAGGCGGTGTCCGGCGGCGCGTTGTACCGCAAATCGACATTCCTGCTGGATACCTTGGGCAAATCGGTGTTTGCGCCGCATATCCAGATCCTGGAAGATCCGCATGTGGTTGGTGCGGTGGGTTCGGCGCCGTTCGATGAGGAGGGCGTCAAGACCCAGCGCCGCCAGGTGGTCAAGGATGGCGTGGTGCAGGGCTACTTCCTGTCGACCTATTCGGCGCGCAAGCTGGGCATGAAGACCACCGGCAACTCCGGCGGTTCGCATAACCTGAGCATGACGTCCTCGCTGACCAAATCCACGGATAACTTCAAGGCGATGCTGAAGAAACTCGATACTGGCTTGCTGGTCACTGAGTTGATGGGGCAGGGTGTCAACTACGTCACCGGCGATTACTCGCGTGGCGCTTCCGGTTATTGGGTGGAGAAGGGCATCATCCAGTACCCGGTCGAGGAAATCACGATCGCCGGCAACATGAAAGACATGCTGGCGCAAATCGTCGCCATCGGCGCCGATACGCTGATTCGCGGAACCAAGCAGACTGGTTCGGTGCTGATTGAAAGCATGACTGTGGCTGGGAACTGA
- a CDS encoding sugar ABC transporter ATP-binding protein yields the protein MKSESGATPILEMRGISKTFSGLRVLKEVDLTVYAGEVHALMGENGAGKSTLMKVLSGAHQADTGGEIRIDGRRVVNYGPRAAKEHGVAVIYQELSLCPNLSVAENIYLGRELRQGWSVDRKAMEAGCVDVLKRLGADFTPHTKVSSLSIAERQLVEIARAIHAHARILVMDEPTTPLSSRETDRLFALIRQLREEGLAIVYISHRMAEIYELSDRVSVLRDGKHVGMLERDELSAEVLVKMMVGRDLSGFYKKEHAPYDPGNVVMRVRDMADGRRVRGCSFDLHAGEVLGIAGLVGAGRTELARLIFGADPRIAGTLEVAGQAVSNLRGPADAIRAGVVYLTEDRKAQGLFLDMSVRDNINVCACVPDAGYGGVLDRRRGAQRAAEAIKSLSIRVASPGVNVGALSGGNQQKVLLARLLEIKPHVLILDEPTRGVDIGAKSEIYRIINELANAGIGVVVISSELPEIVGTSDRVLVMREGELVAELGGHSGREITQENIIELATGAQQVQPQAA from the coding sequence ATGAAATCTGAATCAGGCGCAACACCAATTCTCGAGATGCGCGGCATCTCCAAGACGTTCAGCGGTTTACGGGTGTTGAAGGAAGTTGATCTGACCGTCTACGCTGGTGAAGTCCATGCCCTGATGGGCGAGAATGGCGCCGGCAAGTCGACGCTGATGAAAGTGCTGTCCGGCGCCCATCAGGCCGATACCGGCGGCGAAATCCGTATTGATGGCCGGCGGGTAGTCAATTACGGTCCGCGCGCTGCCAAAGAGCACGGGGTTGCGGTCATTTACCAGGAGTTGAGCCTGTGCCCGAACCTGAGTGTGGCGGAAAATATCTATCTGGGGCGTGAATTACGGCAAGGCTGGAGCGTTGACCGCAAGGCGATGGAAGCCGGCTGTGTCGATGTGTTGAAGCGCCTGGGCGCGGATTTCACGCCGCACACCAAGGTCAGTAGCCTGTCGATCGCCGAGCGCCAACTGGTTGAGATTGCGCGGGCGATCCATGCCCACGCCCGCATACTGGTAATGGACGAACCCACGACACCATTGTCTTCCCGTGAGACTGATCGTTTGTTCGCATTGATTCGCCAGTTGCGCGAGGAAGGCCTGGCGATCGTCTACATCAGCCATCGGATGGCGGAAATCTACGAATTGTCGGACCGGGTTTCGGTGCTGCGCGACGGCAAGCATGTCGGCATGTTGGAGCGTGATGAACTGTCGGCCGAGGTGCTGGTGAAGATGATGGTCGGGCGTGATTTGTCCGGCTTCTACAAGAAAGAGCATGCGCCTTACGATCCAGGCAATGTCGTGATGCGGGTGCGCGACATGGCCGATGGGCGGCGCGTGCGCGGCTGCAGTTTCGATTTGCATGCGGGCGAAGTGCTGGGCATTGCCGGCCTGGTCGGCGCCGGTCGTACCGAACTGGCGCGCCTGATCTTTGGCGCCGATCCGCGTATTGCCGGCACGCTCGAAGTGGCGGGGCAAGCCGTCAGCAATCTGCGCGGGCCGGCCGATGCCATCCGCGCCGGCGTGGTGTACCTGACCGAGGACCGCAAAGCGCAAGGCCTGTTCCTCGACATGAGCGTACGCGACAACATCAACGTTTGCGCCTGTGTGCCGGATGCCGGCTATGGTGGCGTGCTGGACCGGCGGCGCGGTGCGCAGCGTGCTGCCGAGGCCATCAAGTCGCTATCGATCCGGGTTGCTTCGCCCGGCGTCAATGTCGGTGCGCTCTCCGGCGGTAATCAACAGAAAGTGCTGCTGGCGCGCTTGCTGGAAATTAAGCCGCATGTGCTGATCCTCGACGAACCGACGCGCGGCGTCGATATCGGCGCCAAGTCCGAGATCTACCGAATCATCAACGAGCTGGCCAATGCCGGCATCGGCGTGGTGGTGATTTCGAGCGAACTGCCCGAAATCGTCGGCACCTCGGACCGCGTGCTGGTGATGCGCGAGGGCGAGCTGGTGGCCGAACTGGGCGGCCATTCGGGACGCGAGATCACCCAGGAAAACATCATCGAACTGGCCACCGGCGCACAGCAGGTGCAGCCGCAAGCCGCGTGA